A single Pedobacter sp. PACM 27299 DNA region contains:
- a CDS encoding transporter translates to MSKRNKILIMLFFGVQCSIQCFAQQRNSVGQGHPEELRNSAQQRSSKPKNTSDKQQNSDKYWLFHPTPKDQMREMETDRPDVTESPFTVDAGHFQYETDLLRFSHEQSDDKKIHTMLINQGNLKVGITGSTAIQIGFQSFGRQVEKDQVTGARKVSSGIGDLTFRVKQNLTGNDAGNFALAILPYIKVPTSKYDDQSRLEGGLILPMQFKLPGDWKLGLQVEADRLKDIDQQAMHTELLQSLTISHELSKGLDGIAETYYTYDFKAHKWSNFINAAVQLDLAKDFKLDAGLNYGIQYTAAKQYFIGASCRF, encoded by the coding sequence ATGAGTAAAAGAAATAAAATACTGATCATGTTGTTTTTTGGAGTTCAATGCTCGATCCAATGTTTTGCGCAGCAGCGAAATTCAGTAGGACAGGGACATCCAGAGGAACTGAGAAATTCAGCGCAGCAGCGCAGTTCCAAGCCTAAAAACACCTCTGATAAGCAGCAGAATTCTGACAAATATTGGTTATTTCATCCTACACCAAAAGATCAGATGCGTGAGATGGAAACAGATCGTCCAGACGTAACCGAATCTCCTTTCACCGTGGATGCTGGTCACTTTCAGTATGAAACAGATCTGCTGAGGTTTAGTCATGAACAATCAGATGATAAGAAAATTCATACGATGCTGATTAACCAGGGAAACCTCAAGGTTGGGATAACCGGATCTACCGCAATTCAGATTGGCTTTCAAAGTTTCGGGCGACAAGTGGAGAAGGACCAGGTTACAGGAGCACGGAAAGTCAGTTCCGGAATCGGAGATTTAACTTTCAGGGTCAAGCAAAATTTGACAGGCAATGATGCAGGGAATTTTGCGCTTGCAATCTTGCCTTATATCAAGGTTCCTACTTCTAAATATGATGATCAAAGCCGATTAGAGGGTGGTTTAATCCTTCCTATGCAATTCAAATTACCGGGTGATTGGAAACTGGGATTACAGGTAGAAGCCGACAGACTTAAAGATATTGATCAGCAGGCCATGCATACGGAGCTTTTACAATCTTTAACCATTAGTCATGAGCTATCGAAAGGATTAGATGGCATTGCCGAAACCTATTATACTTACGATTTTAAAGCGCATAAATGGTCAAATTTCATAAACGCGGCTGTTCAGCTCGATCTTGCCAAAGACTTCAAATTGGATGCAGGTTTGAATTATGGAATTCAGTACACTGCAGCCAAACAGTACTTTATAGGCGCCTCATGCAGGTTTTAA